One window from the genome of Pseudomonas fluorescens encodes:
- a CDS encoding NUDIX hydrolase codes for MKIRATVICEDNRHVLLVRKANSRWALPGGTVERGETHAGAAIRELAEETGLDVENLLYLMRINDGQTEHHVFEASVSDSSAARPQNEISDCLWHPLDAIAQLQMKKGTRDILEAFRRRL; via the coding sequence ATGAAAATTCGAGCGACCGTCATCTGCGAGGACAATCGCCACGTCCTGCTGGTTCGCAAAGCCAATAGCCGCTGGGCGCTACCCGGCGGTACTGTCGAACGCGGGGAAACCCACGCGGGAGCAGCCATCCGGGAACTGGCGGAGGAAACTGGCCTGGACGTCGAGAACCTGCTCTACCTGATGCGAATCAATGACGGGCAGACCGAGCACCACGTGTTCGAAGCCTCAGTCAGCGACTCGTCGGCGGCCCGGCCACAGAATGAAATCAGTGATTGCCTCTGGCACCCGCTGGATGCCATTGCCCAACTGCAAATGAAAAAGGGCACGCGGGATATTCTCGAGGCATTTCGCCGGCGGTTGTGA
- a CDS encoding DUF6555 family protein, with amino-acid sequence MGGPSLYIIDYILHGEPKSFIIRAEVMNNSEAWHWASCDAGVGRIPKFGREKVKRVSKPLAEKYGITDVRWRASVAPTWVKESG; translated from the coding sequence ATGGGCGGGCCATCGCTTTACATCATTGACTACATACTCCATGGCGAACCCAAGTCATTCATTATTCGCGCAGAAGTGATGAATAACTCCGAGGCTTGGCATTGGGCCAGTTGCGACGCGGGGGTCGGGCGCATACCGAAATTCGGCAGGGAGAAGGTCAAGCGGGTTTCCAAGCCCCTGGCGGAAAAATACGGCATTACCGATGTACGCTGGCGGGCGAGCGTCGCGCCGACCTGGGTCAAGGAGTCCGGCTGA
- a CDS encoding polysaccharide deacetylase family protein, whose translation MKKIARVLSIAALAIGLSGCIGAPIELTPQTEQRLHEQPPIRFLLTFDDGPSASSIWNPSLEVLDALADNAVQPGIKAVFFLQTRGPRAGGSDIGRSVMRRQQQEGHVLGFHTATYWHTNHRFLSPDELEQSLTRGGSDIAVMTGSAPSLVRPPFWSFDRRTAAAYRQHGLHILLTDLSANDGKVWGITMSPRRRINLTRQLSEVRERIAAGQLPAVDGVIPVVVTFHDINRYTARHAREYLQILLDSAQATGMRTAARPFYDDHQALERAALARTVDHSAEPVHLPGLWDWLWDSDSH comes from the coding sequence ATGAAAAAAATCGCCAGGGTCCTGTCCATCGCAGCCCTCGCCATCGGTTTATCGGGTTGCATTGGTGCTCCCATCGAACTGACGCCGCAAACCGAACAACGCTTGCACGAACAACCTCCGATCCGTTTCCTGCTGACATTCGATGACGGTCCCAGCGCTTCGTCTATCTGGAACCCTAGCCTGGAGGTGCTGGACGCACTCGCAGACAACGCGGTACAACCCGGCATCAAGGCCGTGTTTTTCCTACAGACCCGCGGACCGCGGGCTGGCGGCAGCGATATCGGCCGCTCAGTGATGCGTCGTCAGCAGCAGGAAGGCCATGTGCTGGGTTTCCATACGGCGACCTACTGGCACACCAATCATCGGTTCCTGAGCCCTGATGAGCTGGAGCAATCGCTCACCCGCGGCGGGAGTGATATTGCCGTCATGACCGGCTCGGCACCGTCCCTGGTCAGGCCACCTTTCTGGAGTTTCGACAGGCGTACCGCAGCTGCCTACCGGCAACATGGCCTGCACATCTTGTTGACCGACCTGAGCGCCAATGACGGCAAGGTCTGGGGCATCACGATGAGCCCTCGGCGGCGGATCAACCTGACCCGACAACTCTCCGAGGTGCGCGAGCGCATCGCCGCCGGACAACTGCCAGCGGTGGATGGGGTTATCCCGGTGGTGGTGACCTTTCACGACATCAATCGTTATACCGCCCGACATGCCCGCGAATACCTGCAGATCCTGCTCGACAGCGCCCAGGCGACCGGCATGAGGACCGCCGCCAGGCCGTTCTACGATGACCACCAGGCATTGGAGCGAGCGGCCTTGGCCCGGACGGTCGATCACAGCGCAGAGCCCGTCCATTTGCCGGGGTTGTGGGACTGGTTGTGGGATTCGGATTCCCACTGA
- a CDS encoding DUF2188 domain-containing protein, whose amino-acid sequence MSTAMMTKMHINGYDVLSVNSGPWRVCTQADRLGSFASREEALAYAAALPTRRSRSGRPGNTK is encoded by the coding sequence ATGAGTACTGCGATGATGACGAAAATGCACATCAACGGTTATGACGTGCTCAGCGTAAACAGTGGCCCATGGCGAGTCTGTACCCAGGCTGACCGGTTGGGTTCCTTTGCTTCCCGGGAGGAAGCGCTGGCCTACGCGGCGGCATTGCCGACCCGGAGAAGCCGTAGCGGCCGGCCTGGGAACACGAAATAA
- a CDS encoding DAHL domain-containing protein: MTTLIKKYKWPALLAVALIVFSALIFFLIKSYTYDSSTYFESRDFIRQLKQSDANWNGKILRKKIGINNNLSLAPPPEADSRWQQLERLNNSGPLAALWASRRNGYVDAVKNKTLLVEQFEQHNARLRTSLDALPQAEDQIQTLLKDMHIESPTERLTVASNVLELSLTTLEFGLYVTTDKAREIQGKLTELEPYIHQLPAAYQAPFISLIQHVKTIVQEQPVVNDLLDRISVIPVAQELDNINELLNETQRRTAATDRQYHIYLAVCASLMALLMIYLAVRLVRSYAVINQINQALQSSNERLEERVQERTRELKEAERELVDAARMAGMAEIATNVLHNVGNVLNSVNISAELVTRKLRSSKTLGLTKAVNMMNEHAEDLGRFITLDEKGRLLPRYFNELVDSIAAEQRLLIDELAQLTKSIDHIKEIVTTQQTYAGAARLIEPLNVSDLFEDALRMNSGALSRHHVTVIKDYQDVPAIMGDKHRLLLILINLISNAKFAMSHISEHPREMTLGIRILDETQLSLSVKDRGEGISPENLARIFNHGFTTRKDGHGFGLHSCALAAVEMNGRLHVHSDGPGQGALFTLEIPLELARA; encoded by the coding sequence GTGACCACTCTTATCAAAAAATATAAATGGCCCGCCCTGTTGGCCGTCGCGCTTATTGTGTTTTCCGCACTGATATTCTTTTTGATCAAGTCATACACGTACGACTCATCGACCTACTTCGAGTCCCGCGACTTCATTCGTCAACTCAAACAATCCGACGCGAACTGGAACGGCAAGATCCTGAGGAAAAAGATCGGCATCAACAACAACCTGTCACTGGCCCCGCCCCCGGAGGCCGACAGTCGCTGGCAGCAATTGGAACGACTCAATAACTCCGGCCCCTTGGCGGCGCTTTGGGCGTCCCGGCGCAACGGTTATGTGGATGCCGTCAAAAACAAGACCTTGCTGGTGGAGCAGTTCGAACAACACAACGCCCGGCTGCGCACGTCCCTGGATGCGCTGCCGCAGGCCGAAGACCAGATTCAAACGCTGCTCAAGGACATGCATATCGAAAGCCCCACGGAGCGCCTGACCGTGGCGTCCAATGTGCTTGAGTTGAGCCTGACGACACTGGAGTTCGGGCTTTATGTCACGACGGACAAAGCCCGGGAAATACAAGGCAAGTTGACTGAGCTGGAGCCGTACATTCACCAGTTGCCCGCCGCCTATCAGGCGCCCTTCATCAGCCTCATCCAGCACGTCAAAACCATCGTCCAGGAGCAACCGGTGGTCAATGACCTGCTTGACCGCATCAGCGTCATTCCGGTTGCCCAGGAACTGGACAACATCAATGAGCTGTTGAACGAGACACAGCGCAGGACTGCCGCAACCGACCGTCAATACCACATCTACCTGGCTGTGTGCGCCAGCCTGATGGCACTGCTGATGATCTACCTGGCGGTGCGCCTGGTGCGCAGCTATGCCGTGATCAATCAGATCAACCAAGCGTTGCAATCGTCCAACGAACGCCTGGAAGAGCGCGTGCAGGAGCGTACCCGCGAGTTGAAGGAAGCCGAACGCGAACTGGTGGATGCGGCCCGAATGGCGGGCATGGCCGAAATCGCGACGAATGTGTTGCACAACGTCGGCAATGTACTCAACAGCGTCAATATTTCCGCCGAGCTGGTGACCCGCAAGTTGAGGAGCAGCAAGACGCTCGGGCTCACGAAAGCGGTCAACATGATGAACGAACATGCCGAGGACCTTGGCCGGTTCATTACCCTTGATGAAAAAGGTCGGTTGCTGCCGCGTTACTTCAACGAGTTGGTCGACTCCATTGCCGCCGAACAGAGACTGCTTATCGATGAACTGGCACAGTTGACCAAGAGCATCGATCACATCAAGGAAATCGTCACGACTCAACAGACTTACGCAGGGGCCGCCAGGCTGATCGAACCGCTCAATGTCAGCGACCTGTTCGAAGATGCGCTGCGCATGAACTCGGGCGCCCTGAGCCGGCATCACGTCACCGTCATCAAGGATTACCAGGACGTACCCGCGATCATGGGGGACAAGCACAGGTTATTGCTGATCCTGATCAACTTGATCAGCAACGCCAAATTCGCCATGTCGCACATCAGCGAACATCCGCGTGAAATGACCCTGGGGATCCGTATCCTCGACGAAACCCAGCTGAGCCTGAGCGTCAAGGACCGCGGAGAAGGCATTTCCCCCGAGAACCTGGCGCGCATCTTCAACCATGGTTTCACCACCCGCAAGGACGGTCATGGCTTTGGCCTGCACAGCTGCGCCCTGGCAGCGGTCGAAATGAACGGCCGCCTCCATGTTCATAGCGACGGCCCCGGGCAAGGTGCCCTGTTTACCCTAGAGATCCCGTTGGAGCTGGCGCGCGCCTGA
- a CDS encoding prohibitin family protein: protein MTSKTIGSIGAAIIGIVLLCVLFGSWYTVDETERGVLLRNGALVGVVEPGLSFKTPFIESVRMISVQSQVTAYEDLQAYSKDQQSAQLKVSVSWHIAPSDVAKVYTQFKDLEGIRDRMISRQVPTQVENVFGKFNAVAAVQNRVQLVNDISTAIKATITGPVIIDSVQVENIDFSDAYEKAIEARMAAEVQVKTREQQLATEQVQAQIRVTQAQAEADSQVAQAKADALATELRGKAEAEAIKARAQALASNQNLVELTKAERWNGVLPTTVLPNSAMPFIDIK from the coding sequence GTGACCAGTAAAACCATCGGCTCCATCGGTGCTGCAATCATCGGCATCGTCTTGTTGTGCGTACTGTTCGGCAGTTGGTACACGGTCGACGAGACCGAGCGCGGCGTGCTGCTGCGCAACGGGGCACTGGTCGGGGTGGTTGAACCGGGATTGTCCTTCAAGACGCCCTTCATCGAATCCGTACGCATGATCAGCGTCCAGAGCCAAGTCACCGCTTACGAAGACCTGCAGGCCTACAGCAAGGATCAACAATCCGCTCAGCTCAAGGTGTCCGTGTCCTGGCATATCGCCCCTTCCGACGTGGCGAAGGTCTATACCCAGTTCAAGGACCTTGAAGGCATCCGCGACCGGATGATCAGCCGCCAGGTGCCGACCCAGGTGGAAAACGTCTTTGGCAAGTTCAACGCCGTGGCTGCCGTGCAGAACCGCGTCCAACTGGTCAACGATATTTCCACGGCCATCAAGGCCACCATTACCGGGCCCGTGATCATCGACAGCGTCCAGGTCGAAAACATCGATTTCAGTGATGCCTACGAAAAAGCCATCGAAGCGCGCATGGCCGCTGAAGTCCAGGTCAAGACCCGCGAACAACAACTCGCCACCGAGCAGGTCCAGGCGCAGATCCGGGTGACCCAGGCCCAGGCGGAAGCCGATTCGCAAGTGGCCCAGGCCAAGGCAGACGCACTGGCAACCGAGCTGCGCGGCAAAGCCGAAGCCGAGGCCATCAAGGCGCGGGCCCAGGCCCTGGCCAGCAACCAGAACCTGGTGGAGCTGACCAAGGCCGAGCGCTGGAATGGTGTGCTGCCCACCACCGTGCTGCCGAACAGCGCCATGCCCTTCATCGACATCAAGTAA
- a CDS encoding Bax inhibitor-1/YccA family protein, which produces MREQDYAVNNSVQAEQLEVSRVLRNTYGLLALTLAFSGVMAYVAQQMRVGYPNIFVVLIGFYGLFFLTNKLRDSAWGLVSAFALTGFMGFLLGPILNRYLQMQGGAEVVSSAFAMTALVFGGLSAYVLISRKDMSFLGGFITAGFFVLMGAVLASFFFQISGLQLAISAGFVLFSSVCILYQTSAIIHGGERNYIMATVSLYVSIYNLFVSLLQLFGLMGRDD; this is translated from the coding sequence ATGCGCGAACAGGATTACGCAGTGAACAACAGCGTGCAGGCTGAGCAGCTAGAGGTTAGCCGCGTCCTGCGCAACACTTATGGCCTGCTGGCACTCACGCTCGCTTTCAGCGGTGTGATGGCCTACGTCGCACAACAGATGCGGGTGGGTTACCCGAACATCTTCGTCGTGCTGATCGGTTTCTATGGCCTTTTCTTCCTCACCAACAAACTCCGTGATTCGGCCTGGGGCCTGGTGTCGGCTTTCGCCCTGACCGGCTTCATGGGCTTCCTGCTCGGCCCGATCCTCAATCGCTACCTGCAAATGCAGGGCGGCGCTGAAGTGGTCAGCTCGGCCTTTGCAATGACCGCCCTGGTATTCGGTGGCCTGTCGGCCTACGTGCTGATTTCCCGCAAGGACATGAGTTTCCTCGGCGGTTTCATCACCGCAGGTTTCTTCGTCCTGATGGGGGCCGTGCTGGCCAGCTTCTTCTTCCAGATCAGCGGCCTGCAACTGGCGATCAGCGCCGGCTTCGTGCTGTTCTCGTCGGTCTGCATCCTGTATCAGACCAGCGCCATCATCCACGGCGGCGAGCGCAACTACATCATGGCGACTGTCAGCCTGTATGTATCGATCTACAACCTGTTCGTCAGCTTGCTGCAGCTGTTCGGCCTGATGGGTCGTGACGACTGA
- a CDS encoding Lrp/AsnC family transcriptional regulator, translated as MTDDIDQILISALMEDSRRSLKALANLSGLSSPSVAERLRRLEERGVLRGYTVEVDPKCFGYQLQAIVRIRPLPGQLQEVERQIQAIAEFTECDKVTGDDCFIARLHVRSMEQLDTLLDKLNVHAETNTAIVKKTPVKRRLPPMA; from the coding sequence ATGACTGACGATATTGACCAGATCCTCATCAGCGCCCTGATGGAAGACTCCCGACGCTCCCTCAAGGCCCTGGCAAACCTCAGCGGCCTGTCCTCCCCCAGTGTCGCCGAACGTCTTCGCCGGCTCGAGGAACGCGGCGTGCTCAGGGGCTACACCGTCGAAGTGGACCCCAAGTGCTTCGGCTATCAACTCCAGGCCATCGTGCGCATCCGCCCGCTACCGGGACAGTTGCAGGAAGTGGAGCGGCAGATCCAGGCCATCGCTGAATTCACCGAATGCGACAAGGTCACCGGCGACGACTGTTTCATCGCGCGCCTGCATGTGCGCTCGATGGAACAGCTGGATACCTTGCTGGACAAGCTCAATGTCCACGCCGAGACCAATACGGCCATCGTCAAGAAGACCCCGGTCAAGCGGCGGTTGCCGCCGATGGCGTGA
- a CDS encoding DMT family transporter: MDKTLRRGSLEMTAAMLISGTIGWFVLVSGLPVLDVVFWRCVFGAVTLLLICAGFGFLRPGILTRATFLLAVLSGVAIVGNWVLLFASYSRASIAIGTAVYNVQPFMLVGLAALFLGEKITAQKLFWLAVSFLGMLAIVSAHGEQGQGGGDYLLGIALALGAALLYAVAALIIKRLTGTPPHLIALIQVSTGVLLLAPWANFSALPQHAQAWASLLTLGMVHTGVMYVLLYSAIQRLPTALTGALSFIYPIAAIFVDWFAFGHRLEPLQWLGVAAILLAAAGMQQGWGIKWRRPALS; the protein is encoded by the coding sequence ATGGACAAGACCTTACGCCGCGGTTCGCTGGAAATGACCGCCGCCATGCTGATCTCCGGAACCATTGGTTGGTTCGTGCTGGTTTCCGGTTTGCCGGTGCTGGATGTGGTGTTCTGGCGCTGCGTGTTCGGTGCCGTGACTTTGCTGCTGATCTGCGCCGGTTTCGGCTTTTTGCGGCCCGGCATCCTCACCCGTGCCACCTTCCTGCTGGCGGTGCTCAGTGGAGTGGCGATCGTCGGTAACTGGGTGTTGTTATTTGCCTCTTACTCCCGTGCTTCGATCGCCATTGGCACGGCGGTGTACAACGTCCAGCCGTTCATGTTGGTAGGCCTGGCGGCGTTGTTCCTGGGGGAGAAAATAACTGCGCAAAAACTGTTCTGGCTGGCGGTGTCGTTTCTCGGAATGCTGGCCATCGTCAGTGCCCATGGTGAGCAAGGGCAGGGTGGCGGTGACTATCTGCTGGGCATTGCGTTGGCGTTGGGGGCGGCGCTGCTGTACGCCGTCGCGGCGTTGATCATCAAGCGTCTGACGGGCACACCACCCCATCTGATCGCCCTGATCCAGGTCAGCACCGGCGTGTTGCTGCTGGCGCCCTGGGCGAACTTCTCGGCGTTACCGCAACACGCCCAGGCCTGGGCCAGCCTGTTGACCCTGGGCATGGTGCACACCGGCGTGATGTACGTGCTGCTGTACAGCGCCATCCAGCGGTTGCCGACCGCGTTGACCGGGGCTTTGTCGTTCATCTATCCGATCGCGGCGATCTTCGTCGACTGGTTCGCCTTCGGCCATCGCCTCGAACCGCTGCAATGGCTGGGGGTGGCGGCGATCCTGCTGGCGGCTGCCGGCATGCAACAGGGCTGGGGCATCAAGTGGCGTCGCCCAGCCCTGTCGTAG
- a CDS encoding NADP-dependent glyceraldehyde-3-phosphate dehydrogenase, which translates to MTTAPFLANLFPGAADIPDAYRLEGRIEQREYLVDGVLQTWQGPLAVVRSPVYLTGELGDEQVILGSTPLLDAETALTALDAAVRAYDRGQGQWPTMRVAERIRHVETFLARMREQREAVVKLLMWEIGKNLKDSQKEFDRTCDYIVDTINALKELDRRSSRFELEQDTLGQIRRVPLGVALCMGPYNYPLNETFTTLIPALIMGNTVVFKPAKLGVLLVRPLLEAFRDSFPAGVINVIYGSGRETVSALMASGKIDIFAFIGTNKAASDLKKLHPRPHRLRAALGLDAKNPGLVLPDVDLDNAVSEALTGSLSFNGQRCTALKILFVHEDVAPAFIEKFNAKLAGLKPGMPWEEGVALTPLPEAGKVDYLHSLVADAVAKGAEVKNVHGGESRNSFFYPAVLYPVNTAMRVYHEEQFGPVVPIVPYRDLNTVVDYVLESDFGQQLSIFGTDPAQVGKLVDTFANQVGRININAQCQRGPDTFPFNGRKNSAEGTLSVHDALRTFSIRTLVATKFQESNKALISDIIRERDSNFLTTDYIF; encoded by the coding sequence ATGACCACAGCCCCCTTCCTCGCCAACCTGTTCCCCGGTGCCGCCGACATCCCCGACGCCTACCGCCTCGAAGGTCGGATCGAGCAGCGCGAATACCTGGTCGACGGCGTCCTGCAAACCTGGCAAGGGCCGCTGGCCGTCGTCCGCAGCCCCGTCTACCTGACCGGCGAGCTGGGTGATGAACAAGTGATTCTCGGCAGCACGCCCCTGCTGGATGCCGAGACCGCCCTCACCGCCCTGGACGCCGCCGTCCGGGCTTACGATCGCGGCCAGGGCCAGTGGCCGACGATGCGCGTCGCCGAGCGCATCCGCCATGTGGAAACCTTCCTGGCGCGCATGCGCGAGCAGCGCGAAGCCGTGGTCAAGTTGCTGATGTGGGAGATCGGCAAGAACCTCAAGGACTCCCAGAAGGAATTCGACCGCACCTGCGATTACATCGTCGACACCATCAATGCCCTCAAGGAACTGGACCGCCGCTCCAGCCGTTTCGAGCTGGAACAGGACACCCTCGGGCAGATCCGTCGCGTTCCCTTGGGCGTGGCCTTGTGCATGGGGCCCTACAACTATCCGCTGAACGAAACCTTCACCACCCTGATTCCGGCCTTGATCATGGGCAACACCGTCGTGTTCAAGCCGGCCAAGCTCGGTGTGCTGCTGGTACGGCCGCTGCTCGAAGCCTTCCGCGACAGCTTCCCGGCGGGTGTGATCAACGTGATCTACGGCAGCGGCCGGGAAACCGTCAGCGCGCTGATGGCCAGCGGCAAGATCGACATCTTCGCCTTCATTGGCACCAACAAAGCCGCCAGCGACCTGAAGAAACTCCACCCGCGCCCGCACCGCTTGCGTGCCGCCCTGGGGTTGGATGCGAAGAATCCCGGGCTGGTGCTGCCGGATGTGGACCTGGACAACGCGGTCAGCGAGGCGCTGACCGGCTCGCTGTCCTTCAACGGCCAACGCTGCACGGCGCTGAAAATCCTGTTTGTCCATGAAGACGTGGCACCGGCATTCATCGAGAAATTCAACGCCAAGCTGGCCGGCCTGAAACCCGGCATGCCGTGGGAAGAGGGTGTGGCGCTGACGCCGCTGCCCGAGGCGGGCAAGGTCGACTACCTGCATTCACTGGTCGCCGATGCGGTCGCCAAGGGCGCGGAAGTGAAGAATGTCCACGGTGGCGAATCGCGCAATTCGTTCTTCTATCCGGCGGTGCTGTATCCGGTGAACACGGCGATGCGGGTCTACCACGAAGAACAGTTCGGCCCGGTCGTGCCCATCGTGCCGTACCGCGACCTCAACACCGTGGTCGATTACGTACTGGAGTCCGACTTCGGCCAGCAACTCAGCATTTTCGGCACCGACCCGGCACAAGTCGGCAAGCTGGTGGACACCTTCGCCAACCAGGTCGGCCGCATCAACATCAACGCCCAGTGCCAGCGTGGCCCGGACACCTTCCCGTTCAATGGCCGGAAGAACTCGGCCGAGGGCACCTTGTCCGTCCACGATGCGCTGCGCACCTTTTCCATCCGCACGCTGGTGGCGACCAAGTTCCAGGAGAGCAACAAGGCGTTGATCAGCGACATCATCCGTGAGCGGGATTCCAACTTCCTGACCACGGACTACATCTTCTGA
- a CDS encoding autotransporter outer membrane beta-barrel domain-containing protein → MKTSLRPQEFTTTLHTVSTSLLLLSSMEVQAWPAEETVQPWYDRTSSTHLDTALVGSEPPSGKSPALFTLRNGDGHTQRMGLISGQHQITSTGGGLLVMPALADPDKDALNLKGSSLGAYWSLTGPAGWHVDLSASGGRVNGYSRTEQGQRQATEGHAVTLSVEGGFPIGISTHWVVEPQAQLINQRVTLDTPNAESGSGDELSSWSGRVGARLKGNYQVNGLGVEPYLRTNLWHTVQDASTVSLDKVDKISSSRKSSTVEVGLGLVARVTPAVSLYVSADYSSDVDDNDLNGIITSMGVRMRW, encoded by the coding sequence ATGAAAACTTCCCTCCGTCCACAAGAGTTCACCACCACTCTCCATACCGTCTCGACATCGTTGCTGCTGCTTTCATCCATGGAGGTCCAGGCCTGGCCTGCCGAGGAGACCGTGCAGCCCTGGTACGACCGAACATCATCCACCCACCTCGATACCGCACTTGTTGGAAGTGAACCTCCTTCCGGCAAAAGCCCCGCCCTGTTCACATTGCGCAACGGCGACGGTCATACCCAGCGCATGGGACTGATCAGTGGGCAACACCAGATCACTTCAACCGGCGGCGGCCTGCTGGTGATGCCCGCGCTGGCCGACCCGGACAAAGATGCCCTCAATCTGAAAGGTTCGAGCCTCGGCGCCTATTGGAGCCTGACCGGTCCCGCGGGCTGGCACGTCGACCTGAGTGCCAGCGGTGGCCGGGTCAATGGCTACAGCCGCACCGAACAAGGCCAGCGCCAGGCCACCGAAGGCCATGCGGTGACGCTGTCGGTCGAAGGTGGCTTCCCTATTGGCATCAGCACCCACTGGGTGGTCGAACCCCAGGCGCAACTGATCAATCAGCGCGTCACCCTCGATACGCCAAATGCCGAAAGCGGCTCCGGCGATGAATTGAGCAGTTGGAGCGGCCGCGTTGGTGCACGCCTCAAAGGTAACTACCAGGTCAACGGCCTCGGTGTGGAGCCTTACCTGCGAACCAACCTGTGGCACACCGTCCAGGACGCCAGCACGGTGTCCCTGGATAAGGTCGACAAGATCAGCAGCAGCCGAAAATCCTCCACCGTCGAAGTCGGCCTGGGCCTGGTGGCCCGTGTCACACCGGCGGTCAGCCTGTATGTCAGCGCCGATTACAGCAGTGACGTCGACGACAACGATCTCAACGGCATCATTACCAGCATGGGGGTGCGGATGCGCTGGTGA